The following proteins are co-located in the Sulfurovum sp. TSL6 genome:
- a CDS encoding rhodanese-like domain-containing protein gives MANKKIFTVLGATIAASLCCVTPILALLAGSSTLATSFSWLAPYHNYLVIFTIIVLLYAWYDKLKPSKELECACEEKEGFFSSKTFLAIVTVFALVMLSFPQWGNKVFDAAPSAESCASGICDTNLTKKKASHKTIAVQSFKATSSCKTKSNCTSSSKNSNHTNETSISDKVDADALFVFQYMQEEKLHPTACNQVACSGSGIAAVDGMMERAKSTVEEMSPAVLKKMLDEGEEIILLDVREPSHKNKITIPTDDESYSMTRGNLELQIHKMIDSKEAVVITFCRNGFRGLMAAETLKQLGYKYVYNLSAGLKGWARAGYPFMEEDELVTKKESEI, from the coding sequence ATGGCAAATAAAAAAATATTTACTGTCCTGGGTGCAACCATAGCTGCATCTTTATGTTGTGTAACACCTATTTTAGCTCTTTTGGCAGGGTCTAGTACACTTGCCACTTCGTTCTCATGGTTAGCCCCATATCATAACTATTTGGTCATATTTACTATTATTGTTTTACTCTATGCATGGTATGACAAATTAAAACCATCTAAAGAGTTAGAATGTGCGTGTGAAGAGAAAGAAGGATTTTTTTCGAGTAAAACTTTTTTAGCGATTGTAACAGTATTTGCACTTGTTATGCTTTCATTTCCACAATGGGGGAATAAAGTATTTGATGCTGCACCAAGTGCTGAAAGTTGTGCTAGCGGTATATGTGATACCAACTTGACAAAGAAAAAAGCGTCACACAAAACAATTGCTGTTCAAAGTTTTAAAGCCACTTCTTCTTGTAAAACAAAATCAAATTGTACAAGTAGCTCAAAAAACTCAAACCATACCAATGAAACATCTATTTCTGACAAAGTTGATGCAGATGCACTCTTTGTTTTTCAATACATGCAAGAGGAAAAACTACATCCAACAGCTTGTAATCAAGTTGCATGCTCAGGATCTGGGATAGCCGCTGTAGATGGTATGATGGAAAGAGCAAAAAGTACCGTTGAAGAGATGAGTCCCGCTGTTCTAAAAAAGATGTTGGATGAAGGTGAAGAGATCATTCTTTTAGATGTAAGAGAACCTTCTCACAAGAATAAAATTACCATTCCCACTGATGATGAAAGCTATAGTATGACAAGAGGAAACCTGGAGCTACAAATACATAAAATGATTGATAGTAAAGAAGCTGTTGTCATTACTTTCTGTCGTAATGGATTTAGAGGTTTAATGGCTGCTGAAACTTTAAAACAGCTAGGATATAAGTATGTTTACAACTTATCAGCAGGGCTTAAAGGTTGGGCAAGAGCTGGATACCCTTTTATGGAAGAGGATGAGCTTGTAACTAAAAAAGAGAGTGAAATCTAA
- a CDS encoding CmpA/NrtA family ABC transporter substrate-binding protein → MAKSIMKKVINLGLGLSIATTYSMAALEKTDLKIGFIALTDCAPIVVAKEKGFFKKYGLNVHVAKEGGGWPGIQQKVISGEYDFSHALAGMPIAATIGINGNAHLQALLSLDFNGNAITYGNKIIKEMEKYGLDKTERPVSAASLKKYIDAKHKAEGDSYKPLSFGMVHPVSTHNYELRYWMAASGIVPDTDCTIKPFPPPTMPSNLIAGNIEGYCVGEPWNSRIVLKGKGSALVTNYDIWNNNPEKVLQARADFIKKNPETTKAVMKAIIEAQMWLDASWENREEAIGYLAKKNYVKAPKSVLRKSMSGTFLYNKGVDSSNPMFNTFANYYASYPFYSHGMWFMTQMYRWGQIDKAIDMKEVIESVYRPDLFAEAAKEVGYTLPPSAWKKDGVDEYNKFIDGKVWDPNKAVDYIFDVEVVNSKVSKEELLKANSWTVETKQPEYVCPYGPAGCADPKFVTKK, encoded by the coding sequence ATGGCAAAAAGTATTATGAAAAAAGTCATAAATCTTGGACTTGGTCTAAGTATCGCAACGACTTATTCGATGGCAGCATTGGAAAAAACGGACCTTAAGATTGGATTTATCGCATTGACAGATTGTGCACCGATCGTAGTAGCGAAAGAAAAAGGTTTCTTTAAAAAATATGGATTAAATGTGCATGTAGCAAAAGAAGGTGGAGGATGGCCAGGGATCCAACAAAAAGTGATCTCTGGAGAGTATGATTTCTCACACGCTCTAGCAGGTATGCCTATTGCAGCGACGATAGGTATCAATGGTAATGCACACCTTCAGGCACTTTTGTCGTTAGATTTTAATGGAAATGCTATCACCTATGGTAACAAAATTATCAAAGAGATGGAAAAGTATGGTTTGGATAAAACAGAAAGACCTGTTTCTGCAGCAAGTTTAAAAAAATACATTGATGCTAAACATAAAGCAGAAGGTGACAGCTATAAACCACTAAGCTTTGGTATGGTTCACCCAGTCTCTACGCATAACTATGAGTTGCGGTACTGGATGGCTGCATCGGGGATCGTTCCTGATACAGACTGTACGATCAAACCATTTCCCCCACCGACTATGCCTTCAAACCTGATCGCAGGTAACATCGAGGGATATTGTGTGGGTGAACCATGGAACTCAAGAATCGTTCTTAAAGGTAAAGGTTCAGCACTGGTGACAAACTATGATATTTGGAACAACAACCCTGAAAAAGTACTTCAGGCCAGAGCTGATTTTATCAAAAAGAATCCTGAGACAACCAAAGCAGTGATGAAAGCGATCATTGAAGCACAAATGTGGCTTGATGCATCATGGGAAAATAGAGAAGAAGCGATTGGATATCTGGCAAAAAAGAATTATGTAAAAGCACCAAAAAGTGTACTGAGAAAATCCATGAGTGGTACATTCCTCTATAACAAAGGTGTAGACAGTTCTAACCCTATGTTTAATACATTTGCTAACTATTATGCATCATACCCCTTCTACTCACATGGTATGTGGTTTATGACACAGATGTACAGATGGGGACAAATTGACAAGGCAATAGATATGAAAGAAGTCATCGAATCTGTCTATAGACCTGACCTGTTTGCTGAAGCAGCTAAAGAAGTAGGATATACATTACCACCAAGTGCATGGAAAAAAGATGGCGTAGATGAATACAACAAATTCATAGATGGGAAAGTCTGGGATCCTAACAAAGCCGTTGATTATATCTTTGATGTAGAGGTAGTAAATTCAAAAGTAAGTAAAGAAGAGTTACTTAAAGCAAATAGTTGGACAGTTGAAACTAAACAGCCAGAGTATGTTTGTCCTTACGGGCCTGCTGGATGTGCAGATCCTAAATTTGTCACTAAAAAATAA
- a CDS encoding helix-turn-helix transcriptional regulator: MLDMDDKIKIFKALGNETRFKIFKNIFTGGYACSIDEKQPKDDLIAQATCVTSIAEHFDFALPTISRHLKELKDAQIITMTKSKNKIYIEPNIETMKEIAECFSVLVDEYEKGTVFQFDNTK, from the coding sequence ATGCTTGACATGGATGATAAGATTAAAATTTTTAAAGCATTGGGAAATGAAACCCGCTTTAAAATCTTTAAAAATATATTTACAGGAGGATACGCCTGTTCCATTGATGAGAAACAACCTAAAGATGACTTAATCGCACAGGCGACTTGTGTCACAAGTATTGCAGAGCATTTTGATTTTGCATTACCGACGATATCGCGTCATCTTAAAGAGTTGAAAGATGCACAGATCATTACCATGACAAAGAGTAAAAATAAAATCTACATTGAGCCAAATATAGAAACGATGAAAGAGATAGCGGAATGTTTTAGCGTTTTGGTTGATGAGTATGAAAAAGGAACTGTATTTCAGTTTGATAACACTAAGTAA
- a CDS encoding rhodanese-like domain-containing protein → MRITRLIIFFISTMILYWIAMAALFISFAYSKGWILADFEFINAKQAIVLLSDDSNITLLDVRTVREYEDKHLKNAINIPVQRLDSSLNTLEKVKDQRIIVYCRSGSRSIKASRILEKNGFTPLNVEGGIIDLMRNDAEIVR, encoded by the coding sequence ATGCGAATCACACGACTCATCATTTTTTTTATTTCTACTATGATACTTTATTGGATAGCAATGGCAGCCTTATTTATCTCCTTTGCCTACTCCAAAGGCTGGATACTCGCAGACTTTGAGTTTATCAATGCAAAACAAGCTATAGTACTTCTATCAGATGACAGTAACATCACTCTGCTCGATGTAAGAACTGTAAGAGAATATGAAGATAAGCACCTAAAAAATGCTATAAACATACCGGTTCAAAGACTTGACAGTAGCCTAAACACACTGGAAAAAGTGAAGGATCAACGTATTATTGTCTATTGCCGGTCAGGGAGTAGAAGTATTAAAGCATCGCGTATTTTAGAAAAAAATGGCTTTACACCCCTTAATGTTGAAGGCGGTATCATAGACTTAATGCGTAATGATGCAGAGATTGTAAGGTGA
- a CDS encoding ABC transporter ATP-binding protein — protein sequence MSEFLSLKNIEKRFPIPGKEDYIAVTDVDLEIKKNEIIAIIGHSGCGKSTLLNMISGLDGQTQGDIILNGHEVKGPGPDRAVVFQNHSLLPWLSVYENIEMAVKKVMPELDARELRERVEKFVSMVNLEPAKDKLPGEISGGMKQRVGIARALSIQPEVLLMDEPFGALDSLTRANLQEHLMRIQQSVENTVIIITHDVDEAVLLSDRVIMMTNGPEATIGEILEVNLERPRNRVELQHDPEYIRCREAILSFLYEKFAKEDE from the coding sequence ATGAGTGAATTTTTAAGTTTAAAAAATATTGAGAAGCGATTCCCAATTCCGGGAAAAGAAGATTACATCGCAGTAACAGATGTCGATCTGGAAATTAAAAAGAATGAGATCATTGCGATCATCGGGCATAGTGGATGCGGTAAGTCAACCCTGCTCAATATGATCTCCGGTCTTGATGGACAAACTCAAGGTGATATCATTCTTAACGGACATGAGGTTAAAGGCCCAGGTCCAGACAGAGCTGTGGTATTTCAAAACCACTCATTGCTTCCATGGTTGAGCGTGTATGAGAATATTGAGATGGCTGTCAAAAAAGTGATGCCAGAGCTTGATGCAAGGGAGTTACGTGAACGTGTGGAAAAATTTGTCTCCATGGTAAACTTGGAGCCAGCAAAAGACAAACTTCCAGGCGAAATTTCAGGCGGTATGAAACAGCGTGTAGGTATAGCCAGAGCGCTTTCTATACAACCTGAAGTATTGCTCATGGATGAACCTTTTGGGGCGCTTGACTCATTGACCAGAGCCAATCTGCAAGAACATCTCATGCGTATACAGCAAAGTGTTGAAAACACAGTGATCATCATTACCCATGATGTAGATGAAGCGGTACTCCTTAGTGACAGAGTCATCATGATGACCAATGGCCCTGAAGCAACCATTGGAGAGATACTCGAAGTCAATCTGGAGCGTCCAAGAAACAGAGTAGAACTTCAACACGATCCAGAGTATATCAGGTGTAGAGAAGCCATCTTAAGCTTCCTGTATGAAAAATTTGCCAAAGAAGATGAATAG
- the katG gene encoding catalase/peroxidase HPI: MFDNKKFMQDTSGGGKSNEDWWPDQLKLDILHQHSSLSNPMGDDFNYAEAFNSLDLEAVKKDLLELMTDSQDWWPADFGHYGPLFIRMAWHSAGTYRSGDGRGGGGSGNQRFAPLNSWPDNIHLDKARRLIWPVKQKYGQKISWADLMILAGNVAMESMGFKTFGFGGGREDIWEPEKDIYWGMEGTWLDDKRYSGDHEELEDPLAAVQMGLIYVNPEGPNGNPDPIEAAKDIRETFERMAMNDEETVALIAGGHTFGKCHGAGDAAHVGPEPEAAGIEEQGLGWKSSYGTGKGTDTIGSGLEVTWSSTPTQWSSNFLENLFGYEWELTKSPAGAYQWRAKNSADTIPDAQDPSKHHAPTMLTTDLSLRFDPVYEKISRYFLENPAEFQDAYARAWFKLTHRDMGPRTRYLGPEVPDEDLIWQDPIPAVDHELIDETDIALLKAQVLDSGLSVSELVSNAWASASTFRGSDNRGGGNGARIRLAPQKDWEVNQPDQLSKALSILEGIQNKFNDTQSGRKKVSVADLIILAGCAGVEQAAKSAGHDVTVPFTPGRMDASQEQTDVHAFEILEPIADGFRNYLKTKYSVSAEELLVDRAQLLTLTAPEMTVLLGGMRVLNTNFGQTQHGVFTQRSESLTNDFFVNLLDMSTTWKAVSDDNDIFEGSDRVTGEPKWTATRVDLIFGSNSQLRALAEVYGSLDAQERFVHDFISVWTKVMNLDRFDLD; the protein is encoded by the coding sequence ATGTTTGATAACAAAAAATTTATGCAAGACACTTCTGGAGGTGGTAAGTCAAACGAAGATTGGTGGCCTGACCAGCTAAAACTCGATATCTTACACCAACACTCTTCTCTATCCAATCCTATGGGTGATGATTTTAACTATGCAGAAGCATTTAATAGTCTCGATCTTGAAGCTGTAAAAAAAGATCTATTGGAGTTGATGACTGACTCACAGGATTGGTGGCCGGCTGACTTTGGCCATTATGGTCCATTATTCATTCGTATGGCATGGCACAGTGCCGGTACTTACCGTAGTGGTGACGGAAGAGGTGGGGGAGGAAGCGGAAATCAGCGTTTCGCACCTCTTAACAGCTGGCCTGATAATATCCATCTCGATAAAGCCCGTAGACTGATCTGGCCAGTCAAACAAAAGTATGGCCAAAAAATTTCCTGGGCTGACCTGATGATTCTTGCCGGAAACGTCGCGATGGAATCGATGGGCTTCAAGACCTTCGGTTTTGGTGGCGGACGTGAGGATATCTGGGAACCGGAAAAGGACATCTACTGGGGGATGGAAGGTACCTGGTTAGATGACAAGCGTTACTCTGGTGATCATGAGGAACTAGAAGATCCTCTAGCTGCAGTTCAAATGGGTTTGATCTATGTAAATCCGGAAGGTCCCAACGGTAACCCGGATCCTATTGAAGCAGCCAAAGATATCCGTGAAACCTTTGAACGGATGGCGATGAATGATGAAGAGACAGTTGCACTGATAGCCGGTGGGCACACTTTCGGGAAATGCCATGGAGCAGGGGATGCAGCCCATGTCGGTCCTGAGCCTGAAGCAGCCGGTATCGAGGAGCAGGGATTAGGATGGAAGAGCAGTTACGGTACAGGGAAAGGTACTGATACGATCGGTAGTGGACTGGAAGTCACCTGGAGCTCTACACCGACGCAATGGAGCAGTAACTTTTTAGAGAACCTTTTTGGTTATGAATGGGAGCTGACGAAGAGTCCTGCTGGTGCGTATCAGTGGAGAGCGAAAAATAGTGCTGATACGATACCTGATGCCCAGGACCCATCAAAACATCATGCACCAACCATGCTGACCACAGACCTTTCTCTTCGCTTTGACCCTGTGTACGAAAAGATCTCACGATATTTCTTAGAAAACCCTGCTGAATTTCAAGATGCATATGCCCGTGCATGGTTCAAGCTGACCCATCGTGATATGGGACCACGAACACGCTACCTTGGTCCTGAAGTGCCTGATGAGGATCTTATCTGGCAAGATCCTATTCCTGCTGTTGACCATGAGCTTATCGATGAGACAGATATTGCTTTACTTAAGGCTCAGGTTCTTGATTCCGGGCTCTCTGTCTCGGAACTGGTTTCAAATGCCTGGGCGTCTGCTTCTACCTTCCGTGGTTCTGACAATCGCGGCGGTGGGAACGGTGCACGTATCCGTCTGGCACCGCAGAAAGATTGGGAAGTGAACCAGCCAGATCAACTTTCAAAAGCGCTTTCCATACTTGAAGGCATCCAGAACAAGTTTAATGATACACAGTCTGGTAGGAAGAAGGTTTCAGTCGCTGATCTTATTATACTGGCAGGCTGTGCAGGTGTTGAACAGGCAGCAAAGAGTGCGGGGCATGATGTGACTGTTCCCTTTACACCAGGCCGTATGGATGCATCACAGGAACAAACCGATGTACATGCATTTGAGATATTAGAACCGATCGCCGATGGTTTCCGTAACTATCTGAAGACAAAATATTCCGTTTCGGCTGAAGAATTACTGGTAGATCGGGCACAATTACTAACACTCACTGCACCTGAGATGACGGTTCTTCTTGGGGGTATGCGTGTTTTAAATACCAATTTTGGTCAGACACAGCATGGTGTCTTCACTCAGCGGTCTGAGTCGCTTACCAACGACTTCTTCGTCAATCTGCTTGATATGAGCACAACATGGAAGGCAGTTTCAGATGATAATGATATATTTGAGGGAAGTGATCGTGTGACAGGTGAGCCCAAGTGGACTGCTACACGAGTTGATCTGATCTTTGGTTCAAATTCCCAGCTACGTGCTCTGGCTGAAGTCTACGGTAGTTTGGATGCACAGGAGCGCTTCGTACATGACTTTATATCTGTATGGACCAAGGTGATGAATCTGGATCGGTTCGACCTGGACTAG
- the ntrB gene encoding nitrate ABC transporter permease, which translates to MNIELVKKIVLPLLVFIAILGVWSGIASVVEDFPTPANTYVAAFGGEDAEGDEVEGVLADPFYIENEDDKGVFWQIVESLKRVFGGFSLALIIGIPLGLLIGMSKNAQYAFNPFIQIFKPISPLAWLPLLLFIFQDINMTAISTIFITSIWPIIINTALGVRSVSEDYMNVAKVLRFTPLEKVVQIILPVAVPYIFTGMRLSLGIAWLVIVAAEMLTGGIGIGFWIWDEYNNLAYDHIIIGIILVGLIGFILDLMMGKIADFFDYTKKGRA; encoded by the coding sequence ATGAATATTGAACTTGTAAAAAAAATCGTATTGCCACTGTTGGTGTTTATCGCCATATTAGGTGTATGGAGCGGTATTGCAAGTGTGGTGGAAGATTTCCCTACCCCTGCTAATACCTATGTAGCTGCTTTTGGCGGTGAAGATGCTGAAGGGGATGAAGTAGAGGGTGTTCTGGCTGATCCTTTTTATATAGAAAATGAAGATGATAAAGGTGTTTTCTGGCAGATCGTAGAATCGCTTAAAAGAGTATTTGGCGGATTTTCTTTGGCACTGATCATTGGGATCCCATTGGGATTACTTATAGGTATGAGCAAGAATGCACAGTATGCCTTTAATCCGTTTATACAAATATTTAAGCCTATATCACCATTGGCATGGTTACCCCTGTTACTCTTTATCTTCCAGGATATTAATATGACAGCGATTTCAACCATTTTCATCACATCCATCTGGCCGATCATTATCAACACGGCATTAGGTGTACGTAGTGTAAGTGAGGATTATATGAATGTGGCAAAGGTATTAAGGTTTACACCACTTGAAAAAGTAGTACAGATCATTTTACCTGTTGCAGTACCATACATCTTTACAGGGATGAGACTGTCATTGGGAATCGCCTGGTTGGTTATTGTTGCGGCTGAGATGTTGACGGGTGGTATCGGTATAGGATTTTGGATTTGGGATGAGTATAACAATCTTGCCTATGACCACATCATTATAGGTATTATCCTCGTTGGTTTAATCGGATTTATTTTAGATCTAATGATGGGAAAAATAGCAGACTTCTTTGATTATACAAAAAAAGGTAGAGCATAA
- a CDS encoding ABC transporter permease has translation MNTSIYNISLLNLLWVMVPVAIVIVIYIRWTQDKMTLFYALFRMLIQLILIGYVLTYIFNVDSPYLVLLILSVMLIAASIIAMRPVEKRLNAFYLYAFIAIFIGSVFTLLMVVFGVLSLEPWYEPRYLIPLAGMIFANAMNAVSIAAERLESEIDSGNTYINARVISYKAALIPRINILFAVGLVSLPGMMTGQILSGVDPLIAVRYQIMVMLMILGSAGISVAIYLMFLKKRYA, from the coding sequence ATGAATACATCCATATATAATATCTCACTTTTAAACCTTTTGTGGGTGATGGTCCCCGTTGCTATAGTGATCGTGATCTATATACGCTGGACGCAAGACAAGATGACACTTTTTTATGCACTGTTCAGGATGTTGATACAATTGATACTCATAGGATATGTGCTAACATATATCTTTAATGTCGATTCTCCTTATCTTGTACTGTTAATACTTTCTGTGATGCTCATTGCTGCAAGTATCATTGCTATGCGGCCTGTTGAAAAACGACTCAATGCATTCTATCTTTATGCTTTTATCGCTATTTTTATCGGTAGTGTGTTTACCTTGTTGATGGTCGTGTTCGGTGTACTCAGTCTTGAACCCTGGTATGAACCCAGATATCTTATTCCGCTTGCAGGTATGATCTTTGCCAATGCGATGAACGCAGTAAGTATCGCTGCTGAAAGATTGGAAAGTGAGATCGACAGTGGGAATACGTACATCAATGCCAGAGTCATATCATATAAAGCAGCTCTTATCCCCAGGATCAATATACTTTTTGCCGTGGGCCTTGTCTCTTTACCTGGAATGATGACCGGTCAGATACTTTCAGGGGTTGACCCTTTGATCGCCGTACGGTATCAGATCATGGTCATGTTGATGATCCTGGGTTCTGCGGGTATATCGGTTGCGATCTATTTGATGTTTTTAAAAAAACGATACGCTTAA
- a CDS encoding class I SAM-dependent methyltransferase — protein sequence MAENKQIIELYTELAQNPDKDFGWDKGLSNAQSHGYKQEWIEAIPSQVWQYCAAVGNPFTQSDIKKGDTVVDLGCGAGVDLMISALLVGDQGNVIGVDITPEMVTKATYHANLAGFSNVKILESSFDTIDVDDESVDVVISNGAINLTSCKESVFSEIYRVLKPHGKLFFADMIDISVEEDSCCSMEKNASCGTSDEEDWANCVAGTLRQDKLIEIIENAGFKDVECTGLTHYTTSETTQGATFKATKIPSDVLREQHWDTLFKTKDYTQVLWHQETPNTSLMQIEHYARKDDYIIDVGCGASLLVDMLIADGYENITLLDTSKTCLEIVKKRLSDKSDIPNYICSDIMHFTTTKKFNVWHDRAVFHFLLLEKERKRYFEVLQESLIPDGIAIINTFSVDGEKQCAGLDIVPYNDTRMLHELPSGLSLIAYNEFIHITPKNSEQKYSSFVIKKI from the coding sequence ATGGCAGAGAATAAACAGATCATTGAACTTTATACAGAATTGGCACAAAACCCTGATAAAGATTTTGGCTGGGACAAGGGCTTAAGCAATGCACAGTCACATGGATACAAACAGGAATGGATAGAGGCTATTCCATCCCAGGTTTGGCAATACTGTGCGGCTGTGGGAAATCCTTTTACCCAAAGTGATATCAAAAAAGGTGATACGGTTGTAGATCTTGGGTGTGGTGCAGGCGTTGATCTTATGATCTCTGCACTTTTAGTTGGTGATCAGGGTAACGTGATTGGTGTAGATATAACACCAGAGATGGTTACAAAAGCCACCTATCATGCGAACCTCGCAGGTTTTTCAAATGTTAAGATACTAGAGAGCAGTTTTGATACTATAGATGTTGACGATGAATCTGTGGATGTTGTTATCTCTAACGGTGCGATCAATCTTACCTCTTGCAAAGAGAGTGTATTTTCCGAAATATATCGGGTTTTAAAACCTCATGGTAAACTCTTTTTTGCAGATATGATCGATATATCTGTTGAAGAAGACAGCTGTTGTTCTATGGAAAAAAATGCATCTTGTGGTACTAGCGATGAAGAAGATTGGGCCAATTGTGTTGCTGGCACTTTACGACAGGATAAACTGATAGAAATCATAGAAAACGCTGGATTTAAAGATGTCGAGTGTACAGGGCTTACTCACTACACTACCTCAGAGACAACCCAGGGTGCAACCTTCAAAGCTACTAAAATCCCCTCTGATGTATTAAGAGAGCAGCATTGGGATACGCTCTTTAAGACAAAGGATTATACACAAGTATTATGGCATCAGGAAACGCCAAACACTTCATTAATGCAGATAGAACACTATGCAAGAAAAGATGACTATATCATCGATGTAGGCTGTGGGGCATCACTTCTTGTAGATATGTTAATTGCTGATGGATATGAGAACATTACACTACTGGACACGTCAAAAACCTGTCTTGAGATTGTAAAAAAAAGACTCTCCGATAAATCTGACATTCCAAACTATATATGTTCAGACATTATGCACTTTACAACAACAAAAAAGTTTAATGTATGGCACGATAGAGCCGTTTTCCATTTTTTACTTTTAGAAAAAGAGAGAAAGAGATATTTTGAAGTATTGCAAGAGAGTTTAATACCAGACGGTATAGCGATCATCAATACGTTTTCTGTTGATGGAGAAAAACAATGTGCCGGACTGGATATAGTCCCATACAACGATACAAGAATGCTTCATGAATTACCATCAGGATTATCTTTAATAGCCTATAATGAATTTATACATATCACCCCGAAAAATAGTGAGCAAAAATATAGTTCTTTTGTGATCAAGAAGATTTAA
- a CDS encoding nitrate/nitrite transporter, translated as MIGFNRLKGEGSPATLFAAFLYFDFSFMVWTMLGPLSTEIADSLANYGFLMTASETATLLSVPILAGSLLRIVLGFFVGKIGAKKTALGAQAIVTFTLFYVASFGDHISYEELLFVGIGLGFAGASFAVALPQAGQWYPPRLQGVVLGIAGIGNMGVVLGFLFAPKIAEIWGWQSVFLVAAVLSLLVFITYVLIAKDAPKEVYVPRPKHLSDYVRLLKDRDTWWFNLFYAVSFGAFVGFAMYMKVYLMAMYFDEMEVFGLEVLREENIHVVAGYFAAFCIMSGALLRPIGGAIADRIGGIKSLYIFLTSVAVLIFINAFIGLSFGFAILIMFLIMANLGMANGALFQLVPQRYSKDIGIMTGIIGAAGALGGVAILEILGASTLIFGDYTIGFMFIAANALIAIAGVSLVKSRWRTTWGVKSGGII; from the coding sequence ATGATAGGTTTTAATCGTTTAAAAGGTGAGGGGAGTCCCGCTACCTTATTTGCAGCATTTTTGTATTTTGATTTTAGTTTTATGGTCTGGACAATGCTTGGACCACTATCTACAGAGATCGCAGACAGTCTGGCCAATTATGGATTTTTGATGACAGCTTCTGAGACAGCGACATTACTTTCGGTTCCTATACTTGCAGGGTCACTGCTGCGTATCGTACTTGGTTTTTTTGTGGGTAAGATCGGTGCTAAAAAGACTGCTTTGGGTGCACAGGCTATTGTTACATTTACTTTATTCTATGTGGCATCGTTTGGGGATCATATTTCTTATGAAGAGTTGTTGTTCGTGGGTATCGGACTCGGCTTCGCTGGAGCCTCATTTGCAGTGGCCTTACCACAGGCAGGGCAATGGTATCCACCAAGATTACAAGGTGTTGTACTTGGTATCGCAGGTATAGGGAATATGGGTGTTGTACTTGGTTTTCTTTTTGCTCCTAAGATCGCTGAGATTTGGGGATGGCAATCCGTATTTTTAGTGGCTGCAGTTTTATCTTTACTCGTTTTTATCACTTATGTTTTAATCGCAAAAGATGCACCCAAAGAGGTGTATGTGCCAAGACCAAAACATTTATCTGACTATGTAAGACTGTTAAAAGACAGAGATACATGGTGGTTCAACCTATTTTATGCCGTAAGTTTTGGTGCTTTTGTAGGATTTGCTATGTATATGAAAGTGTATCTTATGGCAATGTATTTTGATGAGATGGAAGTATTTGGATTAGAAGTATTAAGAGAAGAGAACATACATGTCGTTGCGGGTTATTTTGCAGCATTTTGTATTATGTCTGGTGCACTTCTTAGACCTATAGGTGGAGCTATCGCCGATAGAATAGGGGGAATCAAATCACTTTATATTTTCCTTACAAGTGTTGCAGTGCTTATTTTCATCAATGCCTTTATAGGATTGTCATTTGGATTTGCTATTTTGATCATGTTCCTCATTATGGCAAATCTTGGTATGGCAAACGGCGCTCTCTTTCAGCTTGTCCCACAGAGGTATTCCAAAGATATAGGTATTATGACAGGAATTATTGGCGCAGCCGGTGCACTTGGAGGTGTAGCTATTTTAGAGATACTCGGAGCATCTACATTGATATTTGGGGATTATACTATAGGCTTTATGTTCATAGCTGCCAATGCCTTGATCGCTATAGCAGGAGTAAGTTTGGTAAAGAGCAGATGGAGAACCACATGGGGTGTCAAATCAGGAGGAATTATATAA